The genomic stretch tgcctgccgtccattatgcctcgcgtctgtatgcttaacggggtatcatcatacttacacacacacacacgcgcacacacacacacacatacacttaTACGCACACATATACAGACATATACGcgcacacatatacgcacatccgcacacatatacgcacatacacacacacacacacacacacgcaaacacacatacacatatatactcacatacacacacgcccaTTTCATTGTTTTAAGTAATTCCTTTCAAGCATTTTGCGTATGTTCTGGGTGAGTTTCCCACGGCACATTAGAGAACGTCTAttatttacgtaacgcaaataatTACCTTCTTCGACCCCGCTCCTATGTCACTCTCTTTTTCGGACCCTTAATATTGTTTCTATGAGTTGTCAAGCTTTCCAACCCCCCTTTCGAACGTTACATACTTATTGGATGACCCCTACATGTTTTCTTGTACATTTCCGATCACGGAAGTTAATGTTGggctattaaaaaaattaaaaattttgattcgattttatgcacaattcgattttacgcacatttcaaaaacgagaatgtgcgtaaaatcgaggtataccttagtgcggttagacgtagcaCGGTGTGTCCAAAGTGCCGGATTATCGTACTTTAATGTACCTCGGATTTTCTTTtaccaaaagttagttttggtcctaacctttcaaaattggctggttttaaaaaaatccatcgggggaaatttgaaaaaaattgattcgaatttttagtgttttttcaacccaaatttttcaatttgattgGTGATCCATACAAATCGTGTAACATTAACACGTAGAAAATCGATTTCCATTTGAACTACCTGcgttttttaatgaaatttttttacttttaaccgAATCGCTtacaataatttttaattattacaGTCCCCCCACAATTTTGGATCACTTAAAaagatgtatgaattcaaaaaaatcattcctGGCCAATTTCATTGTAAATAAGAAATCTTTAAATGTTTTCAGTTacagaaatatgtaatctttcacttgattgagtatttgtttccaagttttataaatattttttcttcaacatATAATCTAAAAATCTACTAGGAAAGCCATTTTAAGCTTAAGATAGTGATgaagttatttattttgaacgttATCAGTGTTTTTAACAATAAAAATTAGtataattcaaaataaaatcataaaaaatttatctcaatttttttaattttctcccgatggatttttttaaaaccggttaaattttgaaaggtatgggcccaaactaacttttggtgaagGAAATCCGAGGTACATAAAAGTATGATAATCCGGCATTTCGGACACGCCgtgcgtagtcctacgtcaaaaagagttgatttttttttaaattttttttaaggaacttgaagttaatacgcaactttgaaaaaaaaagtccaggatggagaaatgaaaaataatttctttCGCAACCGCTCGCAAACGCAACTTCGCGCGACATTGAAGTCCTCTGAAGTGGTAGTCACAGACAATGACCACAGTTTGAGAACAACGAATGGATTAGTTTTGCACGTGAATGGGATTTTGCTCACGTGACTTCGACTACTTACCATGCCCAAGGAAGTGGTATGTCGGCATCTGCTATAAAATCCATGAAACAGCTGTACAGGAAATGTGCAAGAAATGTAACTAATTTTGGAGGGCTCTACAAGTCTACAACAGCATCGCAACATGCCGAAAACGATGGAATCCATCCCAAACCAGAAATACTCGCAGTGCAGTGCCGGTCGTAACTAATCGCTTAAACCCACCGAAAGCGCCACAGGTGGAGGAAAATATTCGGCACAAGAGAGCGGTCACTTAAGCAAGCTACGATAAAAACGCAAAAAAGTTGCCAAACCTGAATGTTGAAGCTGATGTACTGGTACAACGTAGGTCGGACCTTCAATCTACCTCGGAGAAAGCAGTGTTACTACGGCGATTCGAGGCTCATGTGAAGTGCAAACAATTAATGTATACGTGAATTTAATGCTTTTCAAAAGGGAGGATGTTGTATTGGAAACACCCTATGTCATTTGAATATTCTTGTACCACCCCATTCTCACAATATGTCAATAAACAGTTTGTAACAGATACTCGTCAACACCACCACGTGTCTACAGAACATATGGACGTCtccaaaacaaaaatggatGCCAGATTCGTGTCCAGCAcctcaaaattatgtaaatactatATTTTTGCCGCATTTATCAACACATTTTTTGCTTGCCCAGCCTTGGtatgaagtcgccccactgtgcgaccgcctgcttcgccttcgcgTTATTCCGCCCCTGACCATAGCGACTAGAAAAACGTGTAATAGAGCTGAATGTTAATATCAATGGTAATCAATAATTTCTCCATCTATATTGTATGAACGCGTCTGCATACCTATTGACTCAATCATGCAACGAATTGCACCTGTGCATGTGATATGTAATTTATTAAGACAGcaatacactaaggtcactttttacgcgggtttcttttcacgcggctttttacgcggattccggaatttttttacgcggcatgtatccctcgcgtaaagaGCGACTTCAGTGTACTTTGAGTGATTGTGACCGCTATTTATTCACTGATTTGTCTGTAAGCCCATTCAAGGTTCAGTTCTATTGAATGGTATGTTTGAAACTCGGCACAAAAGAACTTACTTGTCAGAAACGTTTATtagttatttcattttatttttcacgaaaaaagCATAATAAATCGCTAAATAAACGCTGAATGCTCTTATTTCAAATATCATCATCCGATTGATTATCTGTTTCTTCGAATTCTTCAGCAATGCAATCATAATCCGTTATACTAAATACAAACGATAGACAACCAAATTGTAATAAGGTACCATGATAAAGTAGAGCTGTTCCTTCCCAGCCGTAATTTTCCAAGCTTCTCTGAGGGCATGTACATTTTGGTTGTGAAATGCTTGCCATTCTATAGAAATACTTTTATTAGATGAAAAAATCAGCTGAGTGAAAAGTAACTTACCGAATATTCGAAGAAAGATTATTAGTATGATAATTGCATTTGCGAGAAAACTCAACCAAACTGCTTATCTCTTGTCGAATCTTTTGCTTACTAAATTTACGATCTTTGGTAGAATCGTCGCAATcttcttttttcgattttttcgctGCCGTGTGGCTGTTGTCTGTGTATTCCTTTTCTACTGCGTAATTTGTAAAATCGCATGTGTAATGCTGCCCATTAACTACAGTACCAAATTCCGAATAGTTGAGTAATTCATACATTCTAGTTACCTACAAAATGAAATGAGTTTTAACAACATTTATTCATATTTAGTGTAAACAGTCAGGTTACCTCATCATAGAATATAGTTGCATGTTTATCTGAAATATATTGGCAATTTCCATATTTCGTTAATTGAACATCATTACCTTGTCCGCTACCAACTGACAATGACCGATAGCGCATATAACAAGAAAGTGAAAGATCTGGTGTTTCGAACCAATTTTTATCTTTGATTTTAATGTCGATCGGAGTTATGACTGCACGAGTACGTATGTCTTTGTGCCTAACTATTTCTTTTACATTTTTAGACagtaagcatattttttgatgatcgGTTAAAAACTCGTCAGTGAAATTTTGTTTAATATCAACTCTTTTTGATACAGCACCGAGATCATTCAACTGATTATCAGTAGCTTCATTTTCTCGTTTGGGGCTGGTAAATTCTTTTGCAATTCGTTCAATATCGTCTTTTGTAAGAAGTTGACTTGGTAACGGCAGAGAAAAATCCTCTACTTTGACAATTTCTCGATCCGCTTTCTCCATATTTTTcggaaaattgtccaatttaatGGTACCTGATATTAGAATCTGCTGTAATCGTTGAAAAGCGAGTGTTTTTACAGTTGTACTATCAAAGCAAGATAGCACATCGTTCACTAAAAATATATTAAACACTGAAAAATTCACCATAACGGAACTTCCACGTTATCATACCTTTTTGCACATCAGTCTGCTTTTCGACAATACCGTCAAGATCAATATGCTTAGTTCTTCTTTCCTCTACATACTCACTTTCCAAAGGCGATTTGAGAATATTACTGTCGACAATTTGTTCCTCTCCTTTCAATGACTTGGAGGCAGGTATTTTTCTTGATGACGGTATTTGTTTTTCGATGCGACCGCCGCCGTTTCCTTTCGCGGTATCTCCATTGGCTGTTTCGATTTGCTCTTCCGTTTCAGTAATTAGTTTTCTTTCCTTGTTTTTCGGATCCATAGTTTTTTTATCGATTTCGTTcattctgttatctgctgccccAATAGCTTTCAATTCTGCATCTATCATCATCAAAATTTGAGTATCGTCGTAGCATAACTGGGAATAGTCTTTATTAGGATCAGTATCTCTAGTTCGTAATATCTCACGCATagatggaaataaaactgaaggaTTTTTGTAATGGTATTCAATAATCGATGGAACTTCTACGTAATCTCTGGTAACTGCTTTTTGTTTAATACGGAATGGGGGATTTCGACGACTCACTTTACGGAAAAATTCGTTTTTGATACTGTCTTGGTCAATTACTGTATTGAATTGATTCCATAGTTTAATGCGTTCTGTTGCGGATACTGAATTAACCAATTTCCAGTCCTAGAAGAAGTTATAAATTCAGAGATCGTAGAAAATTATTTGTCGGCAATTTGATTCAGatttcgtgaaacggatcactaaaaatcacgatgtttatttttttctttaaaatattcAGAACTTCAGAATATTTACCCGAGTTTGGATATGGTTTCATGTTGTTATAGACATTtgaaatttggttcaatttttttaacaggCATATCTTCAAAAGTATTACGTTGAATTTACAGTCTGTTTTTTTCCTACGCGGATGATACGATCCAAGTTTGTatgaaaccgcgtaaaaaagacttaaattgaaataatttaaacatccagtctctctgtctgtctgatccacacAGGCGCTGAAACTACTGCACCGattggcgtgaaattttgtatatcgaggttttaggggccgggaaaggttgctaggatagttcgagacccctccctcttctggaacgGAGGgttcccataaaaatgaaacactaatttctgcacatctcgaaaactaaccaagtaaatggaaccaaatttggcatgtggatatttttgagggtaaaaaatatgttcatatcGGTTCGACCTCTTCTG from Wyeomyia smithii strain HCP4-BCI-WySm-NY-G18 chromosome 3, ASM2978416v1, whole genome shotgun sequence encodes the following:
- the LOC129726968 gene encoding PHD finger protein 12, which codes for MSKNRIQYDLNASFGLMPIIQSLIKPPDSSESNPKITLKKSSHSYYKKPGRGHNNDSCDSCGEGGDLICCDRCPSSFHLGCHDPPLDEHKIPYGLWICHTCKMKDSSLTLKYIKLDKIASKCESHDCRENQTELLQTFKNKKIRVRSNSCKSSPDMIGMEKVAKGEGFNNCQQELDISTLSPMDQLIRAARILNPRQFDLPRELKVYFPFPGTEKLEGMSKINGNGKKGGKGKRVYELDSQGLVPLPAKTCNTCGRSCRKAPLIACDYCDSFYHQDCLDPPLTALPTAMWMCPNHVEQFIDWKLVNSVSATERIKLWNQFNTVIDQDSIKNEFFRKVSRRNPPFRIKQKAVTRDYVEVPSIIEYHYKNPSVLFPSMREILRTRDTDPNKDYSQLCYDDTQILMMIDAELKAIGAADNRMNEIDKKTMDPKNKERKLITETEEQIETANGDTAKGNGGGRIEKQIPSSRKIPASKSLKGEEQIVDSNILKSPLESEYVEERRTKHIDLDGIVEKQTDVQKVNDVLSCFDSTTVKTLAFQRLQQILISGTIKLDNFPKNMEKADREIVKVEDFSLPLPSQLLTKDDIERIAKEFTSPKRENEATDNQLNDLGAVSKRVDIKQNFTDEFLTDHQKICLLSKNVKEIVRHKDIRTRAVITPIDIKIKDKNWFETPDLSLSCYMRYRSLSVGSGQGNDVQLTKYGNCQYISDKHATIFYDEVTRMYELLNYSEFGTVVNGQHYTCDFTNYAVEKEYTDNSHTAAKKSKKEDCDDSTKDRKFSKQKIRQEISSLVEFSRKCNYHTNNLSSNIRMASISQPKCTCPQRSLENYGWEGTALLYHGTLLQFGCLSFVFSITDYDCIAEEFEETDNQSDDDI